Below is a window of Acanthochromis polyacanthus isolate Apoly-LR-REF ecotype Palm Island chromosome 15, KAUST_Apoly_ChrSc, whole genome shotgun sequence DNA.
gtttgtgtcaaaatgattcaatcgcaaaaaacaggcttcaaaactttttCACTTCGATcggaaaaaaaaggtgtttgaatgccaaaacaaagtcgaaaacactccgaacacttttttttttttgctttgattgaaaataattttcttgattgaagctatatcttttgtgattgagtaataaagaaacaaacgtcctactcattttatggctcaaaaaccaaaaatatgacttcaatcagaaaaatatatttcagtcaaataaaaactgaattcaataatgaaaacatttcaatcaaagaaaaaacgtgttcgaatgcatttgttttttagtctcaaatattttttctattgggaaaacgtttttttctttgattgaattttttttattattatttgaagtgacctttttttttattttgaaaacattttttgagattgaggatgcttttgttttcatcgagtaataaagaaacaaatgtcctacccataatatggctcaaatccaaaaatatgacttcaatcaaaaaatttattttcaaccaacaaacaaaaaaaaattctatcaaaagaaaaaaacgtgtttatatgcaatttttGGTCCTCAATATTTTTTTGCGTTTGAACAAGaggttttctttgattgaaaacgttttttttgattgaagtgaagttttttctgattgaaaacatgttttgcgattGGAGCACTTTTTTTTCgattaaagaataaagaaacaaatttaccttcataACTTTGCACAGCGGTCCGACACTCCCATCATCagtataagatcttggtgaaaaataaGGCTGTGGCATTCCAGAAGGCtatcaaaatgatgccacagtgaattgAGTGTTGGTTTCAGCGCTAAAGGCAgcccaatgaaatattagattgggcaactttttttttaatgggcaCTGTATGTACCTCATCATTTTCATGCTCCATTTATAACCCATTCAGTGAGCCTTTGTGTCCCAGACCTAGATGAATAGAGGTATTGGAAGAGACCACTCCCATCAGGACAGTGATGTTACATGATCATTTAGAAcagctttttattgattttgcaGCAACCTTTCCCTGTAATGGGACATTTTGCTTTGTCATAACAGAAGAAGCACATGTAATCATCAAGACATTAACAAAAGATCTTTTCTATCCTCTATTGGGACAGTGACCCAGTATTTACAATACCATGACACTGAAACTGCTCAATGAATTCAACCACTAATAATGTTATTTACACTTAAACAAAATGTACTTGTTGAAgcgttttcttacatttttatctCACGGTATTTTCTTGGAAACATCAATTTCATGCATAATAAGGTCTTAATTTTGTAACCAGACTGAATGTGACCGGCTTTCAGTTTAAAATtacaaagttttatttatttatttaattccaTTTGGCCAATTATGCACAGATTTGGTAATGTATTCTGGCTGACTGCatgacatttcattttgtgtaaGACTCTGTATTGTGATTACATCATTTAAACCATGTAGTCTAATGATGGCCTCTCCTCTAGCACCATCTTCAGGCAAAAATAAGTCACCGCTACACAAATCTGTGAACATATCCACTTATCAAACGACAAAATCCATTGTAATAGATAAATAGGGGGCTGTATCTTCTGTAGATCTCTAACAAATGAACATACACCAGCTAATGCATTTGTTTTAAGATGTAAAATAAGTATTACGTCTTCATGGAGCTGGGAGCTCACTGTGGACTTTAATCTTGTGTGATTAATCATCACACACTGTCCTAGATAGAGTGAAGTGGGAGATGCTTGATAGAGTCCTTAAGAACTTTTGAACAAAtgaagtaataataataatgattattaaATCTGGTCTATTCTGTAAGTGCCATATGAAACTGATTTACTTACATTGTTTCAGCAACAGATTCACTTACTTAACCTATGGGGATTCTCTTGCAAAACACTATGAACAGATTAAGCTCTCATTGTGAATGAAATTACACCCTAGTCACATGTTACAGTCAATAGATTATGAAAGGTCGCCTATGCTTTATTAGAAACAGTGGAGCTCTTGTCTGAAGTTCACTTTGCCTCCACGCTTGCAAATGTCTTGATAAGCTTACGCTGAAGTTCGCTAATCTTTAAAGAACCTTTACTGAAGTACTCGCATCTGCTGGGAAAGCTGCACTGCCACATTAGTCTTCAGCggtgttaatttatttttgtattgtttatgCAGGATCAGTGTAAAAGATACATTCAGAATGACTTCCACTCTGGGGAGAGTGTACCACATTGCAGTGTTCGGCTGGTATGCTTTGGTTTTGAAGAGTCTCATTGCCAAGGATGGAGAGGAGTTACCCCCAGGAATCTTTGTTTATGGAGGACCTTGGAAGTATCTCACTTTTTTGAATTTGGTGAGTACATTCCTGTACTGCTGTAGTGAAATATTAATGTTCTATAAAATCAGCTGCAGATGTAAAATACAGTTGTTGTATTATTGTACTATTCCAGGTATTACAAACGGTGTTCTTTGGTTTGGCGGCAGTAAATGATCTTCATCCTGGGAAAACAGCAGAGAAGACTCTGGGCAGATTGAAAGACTTCCTCTTCTCTGTTTTCGCCTTTCCTGTGGGCATGGTGAGAACCACTTGtggaaaactgtacattttttaTCCCAAAAAAATGTCTAATGCTTTGAATTAACTCTTgtgttctctgtttttatttttagtttgttgttcTACTTTTCTGGTCAATCTTTGCCTATGACAGAGAGTTAGTGTACCCAGCGACTATTGACACCTTCATCCCTCCCTGGATAAATCATGCTGTGGTCTGTATGCTTATGATGTGCCAtgatgtgtcatttttttgtcagtgttttattaGAATTTAAATAATCCTGACTCTCCTACACCATTAATGAGATCCTATTTTCTCAGCACACGTTTGTCCTTCCTGTTTTACTTGGAGAAGTGCTGGTTCAGCCTCACACCTACCCACAGACTAAGAATGCGCTGGCAGCTTTAGGAGCTGTGGGTTCAGCCTATTTATCTTGGTAAGTGTTGAGTCTGTATGTACACCATAGAATCATGACACATCCTTCATCTGAAGCTGACTGAGTCTTATCTTAGTGTAGCTGAAAGGCAACTGTGTCTACATGTTGCTACTGTAACTAGTCTGGACTAGTCCGGTACATCAGGGTGCACCGGCTCACAATGCATGTAGCCTCAGGGTAACAGCTTTATTTAACCTTTCAGCTGTTTGGCTCACATACTGTACTGCATCTAAAGGCTCCTCATGATAAAACAAACCATAAAGACACCATATGttgggacttttttttattattactctgCTGTTTTGCCATCACAATAATCAGTGTAATCTGTGTCAAAGGGCAGAAACAGTGCCAGGGAATATTTGCATGATTCATACTTGGAGTCAAGACAGCACAAGATGATCTGATAAATACAATTATCCAgaaatcttttttctttcctctccctctgCAGGATTGTATGGGTGTACTTGTCAGTTGGCATTTGGGTTTATCCTCTTCTTGGGTACTTCAGTACTGCTGGTCTGGTtggtttcttctttttcaacatGACTGTGGTGACCTCGCTCTACCTGCTCGGGGACAAGCTCAACAGCCATTTCTGGAGTAGGTGGCATTAAGTTTTCCACCGCAGACAAACAAAGGATCATTCATTTGTCTCTAATCTGTCTCTTTGTCCATTTTAatgatctctctctcttttgtttcttttaatccAGGCAAGGGCAcgaaaaaaatgacagccaAAGCAAAGTAATTGCCACATAAACAGCTCTCTGCACTGCGCCCCTGACATAAACGCTACGGTTTAATTTTACTATTCAACAAAGTGGTATTAACATTCCAAAGCTCCTGCGTAATGTATTTGAAACCTCAAAAAAGCATAATAAAGCAAATTCCACTGAAAACAGCACAGTTAAGCCTCCTGTGTCTACTGTTTAACTATTACGAATTTCTTCATTTAAGATGTGAATGCTGAATGTCATTTGAAACACATTATAAAGTCAGCAATAAAGAAGTCTGGATCCAGGTTTAGCACTACTACATTCAtattaaacacagctgagttCTTCCTAATTCATGgaataaagtttgtgttttcccaCTGGTCACGGAAGATCTGGGAGGGCTGCTAGAATGACTCGCAAGCCAAAAAACAATACTCAACAGCCTTGATTTGATACCATCACAAGTCCTTGGTGATCTCCAGGaacagttgtgtgtttgtgcccaCCATCAGTTTAGATGAGTtaattttcttctattttttaaagtagATCACCCCCCTCGCAGGTCTCTGTAGCCTTTCAGATGCTGGAGGTAGTTGGGATCTGCATCCACCAATCCAACTGAGAGGATCCTTGCCAATAAATGCACATCTTCTTCACTCAGGTCCTTCTGCTGAAGAGATGACAGTCAGATGTTTAACTGAATTATAACTCCAAAAGGAAGACATGCTGTCcttgaaaaaaatatcacaatatgTCAAAGTcggaaaatgtaaaatgatgttTAGCTTTCCAGCAGTTCTTGAACATGTCATGTACGATATTACATGAAAATCTTTTAATTCTGCGTGTCTCATTGAAACATTTGCCTCAAATAAATTGTTTGCTTTAACCTGAtttcataaataacaaaaaattctgcgctCTTTGCTCAACCTGAGAATTTACAACTGACTCATCTGTGACTAAGAGtcatatgacaaaaattcagggcttctttaactgaagaaggttgtgtttacaaagagcagatagaagacaagtatggaaacaaatcaaaaatgtaaaaagtgaaTTATATGTTGCATGTAAAGGCTCCATTTTTTCTGAGTATATGTAATATCTATGGGCGCTTAGAAAAATGCTGTCTGTTGATTGCaggatttttccatttttgtaaaataaataatcaaaaacatatattttttgctttttctatgttgtgctgtttccatagaggtacaggattttatattacagtaaaaaaaaaaaaaaaaagggttcacagtgagaaaaaatgtgtcccgaaaacacccagaaacaaGGTTCAAGaggttaaaggcattagaggagatttaatttcctacgactttgaatgtagcatgcgcatgcgcacatacaacctgtccctcacccccctctaacctccccctcttaacatttacgaagaaacgcccccctccagaaacttgcgtagcactcgtgaagttgtcttttacggctgggtccccctggatctttatctgccattatgtaaaaaaagatgagcaaaacaagtcgccagctaactacgaagctataccaaagcaacacatacagaaaacacgtaagtccaaggcgtacgtaatctacgtaactaagcctgagccggaagatttttgattgacagtaaagggagcaaaccaaacgcctcggtccgagcacATTGATtggttgatgtttttcaggtcctgccatgtccacagttatttttttttttttattattcttttagagaccatacatacaagtccactaaaggtcagtatattcattttatgtgaatcagacaaattaaacaaaaaaaaaatcctccataatgcctttaattttgaataaatacTTACCTTCTTGTTGTTCGCAGAGGACTCAGGAAGTTGGGACTTTGAAGTTTTACTCCCCTGTCAACAACAATAAGCATTTCAGAGAATTGTACTTTGTGTCCTATTTTCTCACACTGGCATCTTCCTCCAACACCTGCCGTGCAGTTTTTATTGGTTTCTGTCTTGTTAACATGTAAACAATCCAAATAATatttgaaaactgaaaatcttgCATGCTGCTCATGTGAAACATTGCAAATGGCCACTCACCTCTTTCAGTCCTTTTGAAAAGCACATTATGACAAAGAGGAGGCCCACAACGGTctgaaagcacacacac
It encodes the following:
- the LOC110972523 gene encoding androgen-dependent TFPI-regulating protein-like; this translates as MSETNIRISVKDTFRMTSTLGRVYHIAVFGWYALVLKSLIAKDGEELPPGIFVYGGPWKYLTFLNLVLQTVFFGLAAVNDLHPGKTAEKTLGRLKDFLFSVFAFPVGMFVVLLFWSIFAYDRELVYPATIDTFIPPWINHAVHTFVLPVLLGEVLVQPHTYPQTKNALAALGAVGSAYLSWIVWVYLSVGIWVYPLLGYFSTAGLVGFFFFNMTVVTSLYLLGDKLNSHFWSKGTKKMTAKAK